Within the Thalassoglobus sp. JC818 genome, the region TCCGATGAAGAGGAAGACGGCCAGAGATCCCCCGATCGCGGTCAACCGCTTGAGCTTCTCTTGTCGACGACAAGTCTTCTGTCGATCCAGCATCGATCGAATCACGCCTGCAGGGCAGTCACACCAACCTTCGTTGCGCTCTGAGTTTTCCGAATTTTCTGACATCAAATTTCTCCGCCTGCACGAACGACCTGAAATGAGCATTTCAGGCTGTCACTCCCCACTCAACAGTTGATGCTTTCGAACATGGAAGCTTACGCAACGATGCTGCCGCTGATCCTTTTCACAACAAGACTGTTCTGACACACAAGATTATCGAGACCCTTCGCGAGCAAGACTGTAAAGCACCCCACAAACACAATGCAATCCGCCAACTTTGTTCGCAGAATCAGGTCCCATAACGAGCTGGCCGGGCTGTTCTGTGCAGGAAGGGGCTGTCTACCGGAATCTTTGGTGACGTGACACCAATACTGGACGCCAGTTGCTCGATATTGTTCAGGATGAGATGCCTTCGCTCAATCGTCAGTTTCCCTTCGGACTGCAAGTCTCCCAACACAACGGTCACTGTTTCACGAGTGCTGCCGATGATACTGGCCAGTTCCTGATGCGAAAGCTTGATTTTCAGTCGAACACCGTCCGGAGTTCTCACACCATATTGATCTGCCAGTTCGATCAGAAGATGAATCAATCGCTCACGGTTGGACCGAAAGAGCAGGGACTTCAACCGACGCTCCACACGGCGGCGACGAAACCCCATCAACTTGGTGATGCCAATTGCCACATTGGCTTCTGATTCCATCAGTTCCTGAACGATCGCTTTCGGAATGCGAATCAACGTGCTGGGCATCATTGCTTCCGCAAATTCCTCGCGTTGCCCACCATCGAAGACAGCCAGTTCGCCAAATACCTCTCCCGGCTCAATCAGAGCCAGAAGAGCCTGTTTTCCATCAGAGGTCACATGAAACAGCTTCACGCGGCCCTTGGTGAGGAGCAGGACTGATTCGCTCGCATCTGACGGGAGATAGATCATCTCCCCTTTGCCGAAAGAGCGGCTCTGTGAGGCGGATTCCAAGTGCTCGATCTGTTGTTCGGTTAACCGTTCGAACAACGGGCACTCTTTGAGGAACCAAAGTTTTTCGTCCATGCGACACTCAGTTGATAATAATCGAAGTTTTCGCCGCTGCTGCGTTGTTCGAAAAGGTCAGTTCGACTCGCCTGAATGGCTCTTGCCATGAAAGAGGAGTAGAGTCATTCAGTTCTGCGATTACGACGCCTTGTTGGTTCAAAGTCTTACCGCGAAAAACGCCTGATCGCCAAATTCGAACCGCACTCGAGGAGGCGCATTCTCAAGCACGCGTCAAAACAGCTGCTCGACATAATCCATTTTGCGACAGAAGTTTGCGACTAGCGTGCCACGCTACTGATCACTTCCTTGAAAATCGGCTCGTATTTCTCCCAGCGGTTATTGGGGCATTTCGCAACAATGTTGTACTGCCACTGCGTACCAGCGAGCGTCAGCCGATAGGCTCGCAGTTTTCCACTGAATCCTTCGCTACCAGTGAATTCAACGAGCCAACCTTTCCCATATGGGACATCAAATTCTTCGCCCGGGGTTTCTTCGTAGTCTGAGTAGTCCATTTCGAACTGTTTCTGGGTGAGGAATTCGTGAACCTTCGCAGCCGGTGGAAGTTCATCAATGGGTGCCTCTCCGGGGATAATGGGACCTCCCGCTGGCAGAGACGCCATATCGGCAATAGGAGCTCCTGCGAGGCTGTGACGAATCGAAATGCGTGCCGTACCGTCTTCAAAAGATGCGAAGGGAGGACGACCGCCCTGACCACCGCCACTATCGACTTCCCAGTCGCTGGGGTACTTGATGTTGAACTGACCGAGATCGTGCTCAAACGTCGAGTAATTGACCACTTCAGGCTGCTTGGGAGCGCTGTTGCCGCCTCCCATATTCTGAACGGCGAAAAATCCCCCGATCCCGGCAATCAGGAGCGCACCCACTCCGACGGCCACTTTGACTCCAGTGTTGGAGTTTTGATTCTTGGACTTCGACCCCTTTTTGCGTTTGGGTTCGTCGTCCGCTCGTCGTTTTCGCGGAGGAAGTTCCTGCAGAATCCGATCTTCCTTCAGACCGAAGTTCATCCCGTAATCATCTTCGCTGGCCGGCGGAGCCGCGACTTTTTGCTTGACCTTGGGAGCAGGGACCTGAACGACTTCTCCACATTCCTTGCATTTCATTTTCTTTCCGGCAGCTTCATCGGGGACTTTGAAACCGCGTCCACAGGAACACTTAAATGAAATCGCCATAAGTTCGTCCGGGGTAGTAGATGTGTTGTGAATCAGGTGCCAGCGAAATTGATTCTGACGCCAACAGTTGGGCGATGGTTGAGAATCGGAGGAAACCCTCGTTCCCGTCGCATGCAAATCAGATCGACAGGCACCTTTCACACTTCTTGCAGACTCTCATCGTATGCTTCCGGGAGGACGATGTCACCCGCTCTGCGCATCAAATGAGATCACTCTCGAAGAGTCGGGCAACGCCTACAATCGACTCTTCTTACGGGTTCCTTCACTTTTTTGAGGGATCAATTTCGATCACGACGTTTTCAATTTCACCGTCGTAGGCAAATTCTCGGGGATATTTCGCGACGGGATCGCCAGCATCGACGCCAACTTCCAAACCTTCGGCGGGAACTTTTTCGAGCGGTTTTTCAATCGTTCCACTGCCAATCTTTTCGCCATCAGCTTTCAGAACAACTCGCCCGTTTTTTCGAACAATGACTTGAATCTGCTGGGCGTCTTCGAGCGGTGAATCAGAACTCACCGATTCGAGACTCCCACTGCTGCGAACGGCAAAGTGGAGGAGACCATCTTGCAGGTACAACGAGATCCCATGCGTCACTCCTCCTTGGGCGACAACCACTCCGTTGGGAGAAAACGTCTTCAACTGAGCTTTGATCGAGTACGGCTTTCCGACGAGATTCGGAGACTCTGACTTCGACAGGACCGCCCCAGCTTGGAGATCGAATTCTGTCTTCTTCGAATGATCGTTGTTCTTCGGCCCCCTCCAGGCTCCAAGCGGAAGGACATCAGCGCGGGCTGCCCATTGATCCCAAATCTGTTCGAGTTCACGCACCCGGGCAGGGTACTCGGCCGAGAGATCATTGGCTTCGATGCGATCAACGGAGATATCGTACAGTTCCCACGGCTGGTTTTCTTTGGCAA harbors:
- a CDS encoding Crp/Fnr family transcriptional regulator — its product is MDEKLWFLKECPLFERLTEQQIEHLESASQSRSFGKGEMIYLPSDASESVLLLTKGRVKLFHVTSDGKQALLALIEPGEVFGELAVFDGGQREEFAEAMMPSTLIRIPKAIVQELMESEANVAIGITKLMGFRRRRVERRLKSLLFRSNRERLIHLLIELADQYGVRTPDGVRLKIKLSHQELASIIGSTRETVTVVLGDLQSEGKLTIERRHLILNNIEQLASSIGVTSPKIPVDSPFLHRTARPARYGT